The sequence acacttgtgccggcattttttccaattctcgaaacagttctgatatgcacctTACACCTTCAGTGCACATACCACCTtcagctctctcagcgattcggtttttatctccttcatcatcgcaaaacgccgtccttttatgagtctcttcaatcttgggaacaagaaaaagtcacagggcgACAAATTTGGTGACTGACGCATGGTAAATGCTGCTGGTTTTGGCTAAATAATctttcacaagcaaagatgagtgagcagatGCAAAagtaacgaattttttttccacaattccggtCGTTTTTTcagtattgcttcacgcaaacacCATATAACTTCAAAGTAATACATCCTTTTTACCGAAACGACCTTGTGGTAAGTACTTCTGATGCTCTACGCCTTGGTAGTCAAAGAAAATAGTGAGCGAAACCTTGACATTTAATCGAGCTTGGCGTACTTTTTTTAGTCTTGGCtatcctggactcttccattgaaACGATTGgactttggtttcgatgtcataaccaaaTACCCataattcgtcaccagttatgatccttttcagcaaatctggatcatcgttgacgtcattcaacaattcctgcgcgatgctcatgcgacgttgtttttggtcgaaattcagcaattttgcaACGAACTgcgctgccacacgcttcatgcccaaaatctCCAAAAGGATTGCATGGCATATTCCAACCGATATGCCAAcctcctcagcaacttctttaattgtgattcgacgtttctccataacaattttctgcactttctcaacattttcatcggttgttcggatgtgctggggcgtccagagcgagcgtcgtcattcacaacTTCTCGGGCTTCTGTGAAAACTTTGTACGAGTTGTTAGCATTTTTTGacccactgtcaacatttcaagtgtttttgagcactttattccattttttacacaaaatttgatgcaaattctttgatccatttttttcgatagcagaaaattgcCGAGCAAGCCCAACACTtgccttatttatgcctctcgcaagcaaactaaactaaaactatATCGCTAAAACCGAgccgagtgtaccaacataaaaaacgaaaataataatcgaaagtcgaatgtacgtagcctgTGAAGTTTGAAaactcaccttattttttgaacacacctcgtattaagCAGACATTGAGAAAATAGCACAGAGAACAATTCGCTTAGGGTACGCGCCGTTTATTTCTTATCTAGTTTGTTTtagatcttttgtttttttttttggtttatgttttctggtattcaagattattttgaaaaataaaataaaaggtaaaGAAAAACAGCAATAAATTGCTTTTCTGTACTATCAAGGCCAAATGTTCTGCAGAAAACTTCAAATGTTCCTCCTGATAGTAGGTAGATAGGTAGAAGCGGCAGTCGGTCTCTAAACCAAGTCACTTGGaccgttgccgatccattgtgatgTCACAGGAGCTGTTCATCTGCTACTCCTAACGAAACCATTTTGTTTCAAATGCAAACGCATTGATCCGGCTGACCCTCATACCCCTAAGGTCGTCAGTATCCTGCAAGAATGGTGAGCTAAAGTTTCTAAAcctagtggcatgccacgcGTAACAGTAACAGAGAATATGTCTCTTCAGACTCCTAGACTCCTTCTCCGCCTCTTCAACTAAGCACCTTTGCACAGTCCTCATCGAGCCTGCTCATCTGATACCTactgttagatgagctagacgaagacgaccggtaactacATTGCACTGACATGGTTTAGGAAGCTTTTaccgcaacaacaacacattAGCAAGCATTGATTTTTACTAATCCAGGAACTTCCTTAGCCTTTATATCGGGGAAAGTGCAAATATACCTGCATATTTTTGACTATCACAGAAAACAAATACACCCCAAAATTCAATTGATGATCAATTGACTGATCTGATGATGGCTCCTTCACTGAGCGGCAAAGtaagacactcagcttgctgatggaatctcactttccagatAATCAGgtaagcatcagccggcaacagcccttatttaTAGAGGCGGTTGTCAGACTTGCAAACCTTCTCGGCATAACTGGTACGTTATCAGATCTgcggtgaatgaggccgccattcgatttgccatcatggccttagacagccccccaaccacttcaagggtagtcgcgAGTCCTGttaatccaggctgaactatgtcggttgACATAGTAGTCTGGTGCTAACATGTGTCCagggacacgtgggtattgtgggtaacgagatctctgactccttagctagaatgggctctgaggccaaccaCTTTCTGTACGTCTGCTAGCCTTCGCTCGAAtaaggcttgaggtctttggcactgatatgttaagcagcgaccaccttggctgcttggtaccacaagatctactcagatttctttggaggttgagtagatttaaagaaaagctTTAaagcacttgctagttgtctcgagaaaaaaaaaatgatgttgaCTTAAAGAAGCTGACAAGGGcaagaatacaaaaatttaaaatgttaataaatttacgtataaaagaaaaatattaactaaactATTAAAACAATATTGATACTCGTAGATTTTGTATTCAACTATTTTGTATTACTGCTATTTCAAATGCAAGCTAATCATTTACCGATTTTCATCTTCATTTTAGATGTCCTACAAAATCGAACCTCTACCTGGTGCAGGCACCTTGATCGGTGAAGGTCCCCACTGGGATGTTGAAACACAAAGTCTATACATGGTCGATATCGATGTCGCCCGCCTGCTGCGCTATGattacaaagaaaataaaacctaTACCGCCGTGCTGGAGGGCGAACAATACGCCTCCTTCATTGTACCCGTCGAAGGCGAAAGCGGCAAATTCGCTGTGGGTTGCGATCGTCGTGTGGCTATTGTCGCCTGGGATGGTGTATCGCCCACTGCTAAGGTGGAACGTGTTGCCTACGAAGTGCAACCTGGTGAAGAATTTACGCTCAATCGTTTGAACGATGGTAAAGCTGATCCACGTGGCCGTCTTTTCGCCGGTACTATGTACAATGATCAAAAAGATATCTTGAAATATCGTAAGGGTGAATTGTATAACTTTGAGAAGGGCAAGCCAATTGCGTTGATTAAATCTGATGTGGGCATTTCAAATGGTTTGACATGGAATGAgaagaaaagtaaattttatttcattgattcAGCCGATTTTGATGCCAAGGAATACGACTACAATTTGGACACCGGCGTAGCAAGTAAGTGGAGCTGGAATAGGATTGAATGGAAGtgtgttgaaataaatttatttatgaagaAGTTCAACGAAAAGGTGGTCTTCTGGCGCGGTCAGCAGTGCCGGAGTATGAACTTTTTATACAGTTTCCTTTGTGTGTTGAGTGTTGAGTCAGAATGCGTGCctcataaaatcaattttttttctatattctactaaaaatttgtattttatttattaggcaACCCTAGAGTCTTCTTCAAGCACGCCACACATTTGCCTGACGGTATGACTATTGATGCTGACGGCAATGTTTACATCGCCACATTTACCGGACATACTGTCTATAAAGTCAATCCCAGGTGAGTGAGTGAATGTCGAGTGGTAAACAGACCTGTTAAGCATTTCTACACCCAAAACTTGCTCGTAATCGAAATGAAATAAGGCTCGTTTTTTTCAATTCCGCTCCAATTGTTTGATTTCAAAAGTGTTGGCACTaagttttttgaatgaaaaagacAGCTAACCGGCCTCACTCGGAattgataaagaaaaaaaatacaaaaacgagCAGGAACTGACTAGAAATGCATAGCAGAACTCTCActgatttgttgttgtattaactgaaaaccattacataaaaccattttttactcGTTTTATGCAttcatgaataaaaattttgcgcTTTCAGCACCTCTGAGATTCTGTTGGAAATCAAGTTCCCCTGCAAACAAATCACATCGGTGGCGTTCGGTGGCCCCAATTTGGATATTTTGTATGTGACCACCTCGCGACTAAACGATCAGCCAGCACCAGCGGGTGAGACTTTCAAAGTGACTGGTTTGGGTGTGAAAGGTCTACCGATGTCAAAGACGCGCATTTAAATGTGTCATGCCAATCAAAACGCTTAAAATTGTAGTACAGTAGTTACTCTATTATGTGAACTtagtataaaattataattcagaTAAGAGGATGTCCAAAAAATCTAGCTGTTCATATAATTGAGagataaattaagttaaaaaaaaaagttattaaagttGCATACATAAttcgtatattaatttttgttttttatgcatTAATTGTGTCGTCATTGGGTTCGTTATTTGGAGGATATTTGATAGTTTCTTGGCATACATAGCACATAAGGGAGTTGTTGCCCGTACACCCAGcgataaatcaaatttttttgctaCATACCTAAGAAAATTTTCCCAAACATATGAGAATACAGGttttatatacaaggtggcgcaaaattaatcaccttatcagaaaatttatacttttgaaacattttttgaataaagGCGAAAAAACTCAAAGATGCACTAAAAATATTgcggaatacaaaaaaaaaattcattaaaaaactaTCACCTAATGGGTCTCACTGGAGTTCACTGTGGAAGACCTACAAAAATAGTCACCCGAACTTTCGTTCAGATTCCTCCTCAATCGTCGCCAACTTTGTGTTCATTATATTAAATGATGCGCGATGATTTTTTTTGCCTCGCCTTCATAGTCTTTGGTATAATTAGTGGTGGAAAGTAAATTAACCACTCTATTATTTTTTGGTACGTAGATGCTGATTGTAACAGGCGGAGTAGAATTGTGGGGCCTGTAGGTTGCGATTCGATCTGCGTGGTATTCGACCGGTGTAGGCGATGATGAGCCGACAGGCTATATATTCGTTGATGGCCCTGACGATTTAGTCTTCACGACATGTCGAGAAGTGCTGGAATCAACTTCATCAGATGACTGGAATGTGCTGGCTTCGACGTCTTCAATTGACAGTATTACGCAGTCGGAATCTTATGATGCCACACGACTGCGAACCCGGTCCTGATGTCGTTTAATGACTCTAGAGTTGTTCAACCGAACCTCTTAAGACACAGGCCCAGTCTGATTTTCCACGAGTCCCTCGATCCATTTCGGCCCAATCGAATGATTACGAACCCATACTGGACTGTCTGAAATGAAAGGTTCAGTACTTACAGGGTCGGGGACCTTACGGTACACTATTTAGTGAGGTTGAATTTTgtcgaaacaaatttttagctCACGATTGAGCAGTAGCTCTGCAGGCGAGCGGTTCGTTGTTTAGTGCGGGGTGGTATCTAGCTAGGCTGGGATCGATATTTGTGTCAGGCTCTGctttcttcaaataatttttagtacTTTAAACCATTCGCTCCGCCTGTCCGTTTGCAGAAGAATGGAATGGCGCAGAACGGATATGTCAAATTAGATTATTCTAAATAAAGTTCTTGAACTCCTCAGACGGGAAAGCTGTTCCATTGTCCGGCACGAGCTCATCAAGTAGTCCATGCGTGGCCAACTGGGTGGACAAAAGAAATAACCTCGTTACGAAAATGGAATAGGAATCTATTCAATTTGGCCAAGGCCACGAGACGATCCGAAAACTGGTTAGCCTATGTACAAAAAAGCAGTTAGAACTGCGCAACGCGAGTTCTAGCAAAAATATTGTAAGGAAACTGAAGAAACTGTAGAGGCGGCCAGATTGAGAAGAATTCTTACAATGACATAATTTAGCCTAGGCTATATCGAGGGTCGGAAGAAACATGGAGTACGTCAAATAAGGAATTTTTAGGTCTCCTTCCTAAGCAACAAGCTTAATGGGTGGCATAATAGGGGGACAATCAAATCTCAAATTAAATGGTTTCAAATGAGAAACATTAATGAGCTATTAGAACTTTAGCATTAACATTGATAATAACGTCAGcttggaaatccaacgtagaatctatcttgccaacaagttctactttggactaagtatccaaatgagtagtaaagttctccctcgacgaacaaaagtaacactctacaaggctctcaccaTGCCAGTTCCTAACGTAGGGCGCAgaggcgtggacgatgacaacatccgacgacgtttggagtgtttgagagaaagattctgcgcaagatttttggccctttgcacgttggtaacgACGAaaatcgcaggcgatggaacgatgagctgtatgagctttacgacgatgcggtaccagctggtggtaaaagaggaaggggaaggcctCCTCAGGTGGAgacggacttggcttcacttggtgtttccaacgaggccggttagcatgagaaaaaaaacgactagcgcgctttgttaaactcggccaaaatcgcgtaagcggttaccgcaccaattaagaagaagaaggagattAGCACTTTTGGTCCATATAAATCAACGGAACCAGATGGTGTTCATCCGGCAGAGTTACAGCAATCACGGATGGTAATCTCTTCATTCATTACAGTAATTGCTGGAAACTACTTGAATAGGGGCTACATTCAGGTCCTCACACACTAATCCTAAAGACCTTATGCCTGCCACTCTCACGTCTTTTCTCCTTAGGATACTGTAAAAAGGATTGGTGATGAGTATTTATGGAGCGTCTTACCAATTAGCAGGTACTCCCCGTCACAACACGCCTCCATAAAAGTCAAATATAGTATATAGAAATTGCTTTACATTCGCTTGTCGGGTTCGTTGAAAGGAGATTGGCAAAAAAAGAGTTCGCTTTGGAAACTTTTGTATACATTGAAGGAGCCTTtaacaatattaataaaatcgtCATAACGGGAGCTCTAGATGTCTAATCTTCCAACTCTGATCGAGGTTATATTTGCCAGAAGAAAGGTAACTGCAAGATTAGGCAACACAATAATAAGCAGACAAGGCAGAGAAGGCAGTGAACTTCTTGCTGCTGGCTCTAAGGAGAGGGGGCTCGCTAACGACTTAGCAATCGCGGTTAAAGGTATGTGTCGCAACAAGTTCATGTATATTCTGCGCTGTAACATGGCCACGCTTAGTAACTGAACAAAGCATAGGGGACCCGGAATAAGCCCCTATAAAACTGAACTTATTCTCTTTATAGGAAAACATGGACTGACCACAGTCTCCCCGCTAATTTtcaagggtgtggagattcctttgaaagagaatgttAAATACTTTGTAcccattttttttccttgttc is a genomic window of Anastrepha ludens isolate Willacy chromosome 6, idAnaLude1.1, whole genome shotgun sequence containing:
- the LOC128867543 gene encoding regucalcin-like, with the translated sequence MSYKIEPLPGAGTLIGEGPHWDVETQSLYMVDIDVARLLRYDYKENKTYTAVLEGEQYASFIVPVEGESGKFAVGCDRRVAIVAWDGVSPTAKVERVAYEVQPGEEFTLNRLNDGKADPRGRLFAGTMYNDQKDILKYRKGELYNFEKGKPIALIKSDVGISNGLTWNEKKSKFYFIDSADFDAKEYDYNLDTGVASNPRVFFKHATHLPDGMTIDADGNVYIATFTGHTVYKVNPSTSEILLEIKFPCKQITSVAFGGPNLDILYVTTSRLNDQPAPAGETFKVTGLGVKGLPMSKTRI